The Syntrophales bacterium genomic sequence GGGGGCATAGATGTCCCTGCCCTCAAAGAGGACCTCCCCCTCTACCCTGGTTCCGGCGATCAGATCATTCATCCGGTTAAGCAATCGCAACAACGACGATTTGCCGCAACCCGATGGGCCAATCAGGGCGGTGATCATGTTCTTTTCAAAATCCATGGTAATATCTGTCAATGCCCTGCATTGACCGTAGTAAAAATTGACATTTCTCAATTTAATAATACTGTTATACTGCACAATTACCACCTTTTCCTCTTTCTCATATAACTCCTGATAACAATGGCCACCAGATCTATGGAAAGAACGAGGGCCACAAGGACCAGCGCCGTTCCGTATTGAATGGGTATCGTTTCCTCAATATGGGTCCCCGCCGTGGCCAGGACATAGATGTGGTAGGGAAGCGCCATCACCTCGTCAAAAATCGAGCTGGGAAGTCTGGCCGTAAAAAACGCCGCGGCGGTAAACATGATCGGCGCCGTTTCCCCTGCTGCCCGGCCGATCCCGAGGATGGAACCTGTAAGTATGCCTGGTATGGCATTGGGCAGAACGATCCGCGAAATTGTATCCCATCTGGACACACCGAGGGCATAGGATGCCTCTCTGAATGTTTGTGGCACGGCCTTCAGGGCTTCCTCCGCCGCCCCGATAATGGTCGGGAGAATCAAAATACCGAGTGTTAATGCCCCGGAGAGGATACAGGATCCGAACCGGAGAAAGACGACAAAAAAACCGAGGCCAAAGAGCCCGAAGACAACGGAGGGGACCCCGGCCAGACAATTCACACCGATACGAACGACCCT encodes the following:
- the pstA gene encoding phosphate ABC transporter permease PstA; translation: MRIKIFSTGTQMRWRYFKQTLFFAVVRLSVLIIILSLGGILFHIFVNGIGVINWDFLTLPPRESMTKGGIMPAILGTLYLTLGAITVAIPLGIASAIYLSEYAKQGLMVRVVRIGVNCLAGVPSVVFGLFGLGFFVVFLRFGSCILSGALTLGILILPTIIGAAEEALKAVPQTFREASYALGVSRWDTISRIVLPNAIPGILTGSILGIGRAAGETAPIMFTAAAFFTARLPSSIFDEVMALPYHIYVLATAGTHIEETIPIQYGTALVLVALVLSIDLVAIVIRSYMRKRKRW